The Arachis hypogaea cultivar Tifrunner chromosome 19, arahy.Tifrunner.gnm2.J5K5, whole genome shotgun sequence genome has a window encoding:
- the LOC112779740 gene encoding uncharacterized protein: MLQDVFDQPLPPKVEQQLPIDEISSPISARLFELCDSDLFPEALQNSEVTSSSNCCYEENSSYATNMSLALEVETKFNNNNNNNNTNSNNSNNSVTTPSSTTTTNNNTTNSSNLSIIFDSQEELDNDISASIDFSSSPAAFNVPPMFSVTTNHHQEQFDFSSMHHHHHQVQQLAACSVVEGFSQYPTDTSAVAPPPPPLMGAPQLPSVFEEDCISSAVPSYVTLNPSSPSCSYLNPAAIPPPYMPPAGPLATALSADRAALFTGSMLLGSELQRPDLEYQGENGGIYCTDSIHRVFNPQELQALSTESQQLVAGGGSSANLTPEISNLEDSSFKVGKLSVEQRKEKIHRYMKKRNERNFSKKIKYACRKTLADSRPRVRGRFAKNDDFGDTQRPASSNHEEEDEEEVVVKEEDDMVDSSDIFAHISGVNSFKCNYSIQSWI; the protein is encoded by the exons ATGTTGCAGGATGTGTTTGATCAGCCACTGCCACCAAAGGTGGAGCAACAACTCCCCATT GATGAAATTTCAAGCCCAATCAGTGCTAGACTTTTTGAGCTATGTGACTCTGATTTGTTCCCAGAAGCACTTCAAAACTCTGAGGTTACTTCAAGCTCAAATTGTTGCTATGAAGAGAACTCCTCATATGCAACAAACATGTCTCTAGCATTAGAAGTAGAAACCAAgttcaataataataacaataacaataatacaaATAGCAATAATAGCAATAACAGTGTCACCACCCCAAgtagcaccaccaccaccaacaacaacacaaccaacagTAGTAACCTGTCAATCATCTTTGACTCTCAAGAAGAGCTTGACAATGACATCTCTGCCTCCATAGATTTCTCATCTTCACCTGCAGCTTTCAATGTTCCACCGATGTTCTCAGTCACAACAAACCATCATCAAGAACAGTTTGATTTCTCTTCTatgcatcaccatcatcatcaggtTCAGCAGCTAGCAGCATGTTCAGTTGTGGAGGGCTTCTCACAGTATCCCACTGACACTAGTGCTGTtgcacctcctcctcctcctctcatgGGGGCTCCTCAATTGCCTTCTGTCTTTGAAGAGGATTGCATTTCTTCTGCTGTTCCTTCTTATGTCACTCTCaacccttcttctccttcttgctCTTATCTCAACCCTGCTGCCATTCCACCACCTTACATGCCTCCTGCTGGTCCCCTGGCCACCGCCTTGTCGGCCGACCGTGCCGCTTTGTTCACCGGAAGCATGCTTCTTGGCTCTGAGCTTCAGAGACCAGACCTTGAATACCAAGGCGAAAATGGTGGAATTTATTGTACAGATTCAATTCACAGAGTGTTTAACCCTCAAGAGCTTCAG GCACTTAGTACTGAGAGTCAGCAACTAGTGGCTGGAGGTGGGAGTTCTGCCAACTTAACGCCAGAAATCTCAAACTTGGAGGACTCTAGCTTCAAGGTTGGGAAACTCTCTGTcgagcaaagaaaagaaaagattcatAGATACatgaagaaaagaaatgaaagaaactTCAGCAAGAAAATCAAG TATGCCTGCCGCAAAACTCTGGCAGATAGCCGGCCGCGAGTTCGAGGAAGGTTTGCAAAGAATGATGACTTTGGAGATACTCAGAGACCTGCAAGTAGCAAtcatgaggaagaagatgaagaagaa GTAGTtgtgaaagaagaagatgatatgGTTGATTCCTCAGATATCTTTGCTCATATCAGTGGAGTGAACTCCTTCAAATGCAACTATTCCATCCAGTCCTGGATTTGA